A genomic segment from Diospyros lotus cultivar Yz01 chromosome 5, ASM1463336v1, whole genome shotgun sequence encodes:
- the LOC127802497 gene encoding cation/H(+) antiporter 15-like isoform X2: MIMDVLELFSFAYMVFLIGLRTDMSVIWGSGRLSWIIGFTTFVLSVGITIPWAHFVGKKLKDHLIPGELNTMSILEATSSFQVTSLLLEDLKLLNSEIGRLALSCSLISNMLGLMFKTASAAITKTIYLNVHVLTTVKEELSRVAILVLMAFLIRPCMSWYTKSIPEGRTIKESHLVVISLMFFGIGLASEIIGSQAYFGAIFLGFTIPAGPPLASGISEKLRFFVQSLLLPSYIVEVGRRININAIHLKTFSYVQLIVLAAYVCKLVASMVPARLLRMPHADSLSLGLILSSQGFFDVMLFKRFFRIGLMSEEFYSILTITALAYAALFTPLISYLYDPSRRYVNYRRRTLQHSKRLTELRVVACVHEEESIFSLMNLLLACYPTREMPMWIYVLDLRKLDGREHPLLINHQNHKRISSNRTRTDRIISAFRDLEDQGWVRNQYYTTFTPYASMHDDICTLALQKSTSLLIIPFYRSESSSEREVKRNVLDKAPCSVGILVDKGIVTYSRNRSLIDSAFHVCVVFFGGPDSREALACGVRMAENPRTSLTVVRLIAEDGFVDDIREAKLDLTAITDFRGTHGSSDRVEYSEVQVEDGGETTRVLLSLDTNYDFILTGRRAHQESPLVSGLVEWGNYFEELGIIGDILASSEMKTNASVLIIQQQSIVEDLQ; this comes from the exons TGGGCTCACTTCGTCGGGAAAAAGTTGAAGGATCACTTGATCCCCGGCGAACTCAACACCATGTCCATTCTCGAAGCCACATCCTCCTTTCAGGTCACATCTCTTCTCCTGGAAGACCTCAAGCTTCTGAATTCAGAAATCGGGCGCTTGGCGCTATCTTGCTCCTTGATTAGCAACATGCTGGGCTTGATGTTCAAAACCGCCTCGGCTGCCATCACCAAGACCATTTATCTCAATGTCCATGTCTTGACTACCGTGAAAGAAGAGCTCTCGAGGGTTGCGATTCTGGTTTTGATGGCGTTTCTGATCCGACCGTGCATGTCCTGGTACACGAAGAGTATCCCCGAAGGAAGAACCATAAAGGAATCGCATCTGGTGGTGATAAGCCTTATGTTCTTCGGAATTGGATTGGCGAGTGAAATAATAGGTTCGCAAGCGTACTTCGGCGCTATATTCTTAGGCTTTACGATTCCGGCGGGGCCACCGCTGGCGTCGGGCATTTCCGAGAAGCTCAGGTTCTTCGTTCAGTCTCTTTTGTTGCCGTCTTACATCGTGGAAGTGGGCCGGCGAATCAATATTAATGCCATTCACCTGAAGACTTTTAGCTATGTGCAATTGATCGTCCTCGCCGCCTACGTTTGCAAGCTTGTGGCATCTATGGTGCCTGCTCGCCTCCTCAGGATGCCCCATGCAGATTCTCTATCGCTTGGCCTTATCTTGAGCTCCCAAGGGTTTTTCGATGTCATGCTTTTCAAGCGATTCTTCCGCATCGGG TTGATGAGCGAAGAGTTCTACTCCATTCTGACTATCACGGCGCTGGCGTACGCAGCCCTCTTCACTCCCTTAATCAGCTACCTCTACGATCCTTCTAGAAGGTACGTAAACTATCGGAGGAGGACTTTGCAACACAGCAAGCGCCTCACTGAGCTCCGAGTTGTCGCCTGCGTCCACGAAGAAGAATCCATCTTCAGCCTGATGAATCTGCTCCTCGCCTGCTACCCGACCCGAGAAATGCCCATGTGGATCTACGTCCTTGACCTCAGGAAGCTCGACGGCCGCGAGCACCCACTCCTCATCAACCACCAGAACCACAAGCGCATATCATCGAACCGAACCCGAACCGATCGCATCATCAGCGCCTTCCGCGACCTCGAAGACCAAGGCTGGGTCCGGAACCAGTACTACACCACCTTCACGCCCTACGCCTCCATGCACGATGACATCTGCACCTTGGCTCTGCAGAAGAGCACGTCGCTGCTGATCATTCCGTTTTACAGGTCGGAGAGCAGCTCCGAGAGAGAAGTGAAGAGGAATGTGCTTGACAAGGCGCCCTGCTCCGTCGGAATCCTGGTCGACAAGGGGATTGTCACGTATTCTCGAAACCGCTCCCTCATTGACTCGGCTTTCCATGTCTGTGTTGTCTTCTTCGGCGGGCCGGATTCTCGGGAGGCGCTGGCGTGCGGCGTTCGGATGGCGGAGAATCCCAGGACTAGTCTCACGGTGGTTCGGTTGATCGCGGAGGATGGATTCGTCGACGACATAAGGGAGGCCAAGCTTGATCTCACAGCGATTACTGATTTCAGGGGGACTCACGGCTCGAGCGATAGGGTTGAGTACAGTGAAGTGCAGGTGGAAGATGGAGGAGAGACGACGAGGGTTTTGTTGTCGCTCGACACGAACTACGATTTCATCCTGACGGGGAGGAGGGCCCACCAGGAGTCGCCGTTGGTGTCGGGGCTGGTGGAGTGGGGAAATTACTTTGAGGAATTGGGGATCATCGGAGACATATTGGCGTCGTCGGAGATGAAGACCAACGCGTCGGTGCTGATCATACAACAACAGTCCATTGTTGAGGATCTACAGTAG